A genomic region of Thunnus albacares chromosome 4, fThuAlb1.1, whole genome shotgun sequence contains the following coding sequences:
- the si:ch211-236d3.4 gene encoding protein FAM107B isoform X1, protein MGAAYGKKKAYSIDREPPPKQQCVKNGKHPNGRASAYAGLQQHLSDDVHRKPSPVSSYVPQPDYLDRDEDDDLIKPKKLVNPVKSSKSHQELHRELLSSYKRAGVSVETKPELQRVLESRKRDQLIKQRKKEDEARRKISPLEAELRKRHQKLEELEKQHELQQEENLKAPEFVKVKENLRRTSFQSKDEKEV, encoded by the exons aaggCGTACAGCATCGACCGCGAGCCGCCACCCAAGCAGCAGTGTGTGAAGAATGGAAAGCATCCAAACGGCAGAG CTTCAGCATATGCAGGCCTGCAGCAGCATCTGTCTGATGATGTCCACAGGAAGCCGTCTCCAGTGTCCAGCTACGTCCCCCAGCCCGACTACCTGGACAGAGACGAGGACGATGACCTCATTAAACCCAAAAAACTGGTCAATCCTGTCAAATCTTCAAAAAGCCACCAAGAGCTTCACCGAGAGCTGCTGAGCAGCTACAAACG ggcTGGCGTCAGCGTGGAGACGAAGCCGGAGCTGCAGAGAGTTCTGGAGTCCAGGAAGAGAGATCAGCTGATcaaacagaggaagaaggaggacgAAGCTCGCAGGAAGATTTCACCGctagaggctgaactgaggaagAGACACCAGAAGCTGGAGGag CTGGAGAAGCAgcacgagctgcagcaggaggaaAACCTGAAAGCGCCGGAGTTTGTCAAAGTGAAGGAGAATCTGAGACGGACGTCGTTTCAAAGTAAAGACGAAAAAGAGGTGTAG
- the si:ch211-236d3.4 gene encoding protein FAM107B isoform X2: MDQRTSREGMVKSASAYAGLQQHLSDDVHRKPSPVSSYVPQPDYLDRDEDDDLIKPKKLVNPVKSSKSHQELHRELLSSYKRAGVSVETKPELQRVLESRKRDQLIKQRKKEDEARRKISPLEAELRKRHQKLEELEKQHELQQEENLKAPEFVKVKENLRRTSFQSKDEKEV; encoded by the exons ATGGATCAGAGGACGAGCAGAGAGGGGATGGTGAAGTCTG CTTCAGCATATGCAGGCCTGCAGCAGCATCTGTCTGATGATGTCCACAGGAAGCCGTCTCCAGTGTCCAGCTACGTCCCCCAGCCCGACTACCTGGACAGAGACGAGGACGATGACCTCATTAAACCCAAAAAACTGGTCAATCCTGTCAAATCTTCAAAAAGCCACCAAGAGCTTCACCGAGAGCTGCTGAGCAGCTACAAACG ggcTGGCGTCAGCGTGGAGACGAAGCCGGAGCTGCAGAGAGTTCTGGAGTCCAGGAAGAGAGATCAGCTGATcaaacagaggaagaaggaggacgAAGCTCGCAGGAAGATTTCACCGctagaggctgaactgaggaagAGACACCAGAAGCTGGAGGag CTGGAGAAGCAgcacgagctgcagcaggaggaaAACCTGAAAGCGCCGGAGTTTGTCAAAGTGAAGGAGAATCTGAGACGGACGTCGTTTCAAAGTAAAGACGAAAAAGAGGTGTAG